In Macrobrachium nipponense isolate FS-2020 chromosome 30, ASM1510439v2, whole genome shotgun sequence, a genomic segment contains:
- the LOC135202487 gene encoding uncharacterized protein LOC135202487, with product MMDLKIKLSTVNTVRKDPRTETHPCIVTITGKHNHNQSDAALLKELHMLPDTREQFFKYFRAGMTAPQASRYHQEKLHSTSVNVANHSLNPARRAVEHLWDVWRQESHSIVGRESMNTQIEKYAADNPGTIFEILKGDNFIVLVIDLMLRVQKNIRKACEVVFVDTNEPCQPDE from the exons ATGATGGACTTGAAGATCAAGTTGAGCACTGTTAATACAGTGCGCAAAGACCCCAGAACTGAGACTCATCCTTGCATCGTAACAATCACTGGGAAACACAATCACAACCAGTCGGACGCAGCATTACTGAAAGAACTGCACATGCTCCCGGACACCAGAGAACAATTTTTCAAGTACTTTCGTGCAG GAATGACAGCACCACAGGCTTCCAGATACCATCAGGAAAAACTGCATTCAACTTCAGTTAATGTGGCAAATCACTCCTTAAATCCAGCACGGCGAGCTGTGGAACATCTTTGGGATGTATGGCGGCAGGAAAGCCACAGCATTGTTGGTAGGGAGAGTATGAAcacccaaattgaaaaatatgcagCTGACAATCCAGGTACTATATTTGAAATTCTGAAAGGAGACAACTTTATTGTTTTAGTAATAGACTTAATGCTCAGAGTTCAGAAAAACATAAGAAAGGCTTGTGAAGTGGTGTTTGTTGACACCAACGAACCATGTCAACCAGATGAATAA